Proteins from one Pleuronectes platessa chromosome 16, fPlePla1.1, whole genome shotgun sequence genomic window:
- the csf2rb gene encoding cytokine receptor common subunit beta isoform X2, which yields MPLLWVMLWSALSLLVHPSGPDGCRFPESSSSTKESPLLESLSCHNDFESFVHCRWRTHGDTSPQLWFQTEDNRELCVPYSPPGPDEPGTLQCRYETRVFSIGIGHTVFFLGNETLTVCSSVPPKPLDLSQHVRARPPEDLSALDPGDGGRWLSWSSPYSPSSSSSSSSSSSSSSSSSSWSRNLSYQLSYRPEQHDHWTTQDVTNTSVKLERTLLLPGRRYEARVRARASVGQWSSWSPLVTWKTEEDTGQIPSLHCVLHGEEEVLCSWEVSRELAPFISYQLACRHRNSAESEICCVNPTVSWEGLTLRYSCSLTSTDPAHLLLELLPTHTARRFEAYQHIRPNPPRQLRVKEKENKWIVEWTEPSTASKLRLFYQVCYHRADQECSTPLNLSEGSTSLSIRGASLAPSQLHQVKVRSLVEPGHGSTYQGVPSEWTDPVHWTSHAGAWSLTTLIYFLIAVFAVTVFFALYCTIPACQRRVVLWVDSVPSPHKSNIMCEIKCVTSWTLQTEDTSICKVLLDNTSECSSHASLVPITTAEEKLLEADEGFWNSDDLSSPAEKMSFSGPYIFCKRSEPDHKSEEDECLEKEDRTSSEDSPPPVKFTQNADGYVSLPNRSVSRSTQDLVSNSVVNTNTHGQDSVEQDPQRAGTTPGSEKPDLSEAPGRKPPPAYTPGPFAPWPQGGSIQASGYCHLPQHT from the exons ATGCCTCTCCTCTGGGTCATGCTGTGGTCGGCGCTCTCTCTCCTGGTTCACCCCTCTGGTCCAGACGGCTGCAGATTCcctgagagcagcagctcaACGAAAG AGTCTCCACTGCTGGAATCCTTAAGCTGCCATAACGACTTCGAGTCCTTCGTCCACTGCAGATGGAGGACACACGGAGACACGTCCCCGCAGCTTTGGTTCCAAACTGAAGACAACAG GGAGTTGTGTGTGCCGTACAGTCCACCGGGCCCGGATGAACCCGGGACCCTCCAGTGTAGATATGAAACCCGTGTGTTTTCCATTGGCATCGGACACACTGTCTTCTTCCTCGGGAACGAGACACTGACTGTTTGTTCGTCTGTCCCACCCAAGCCTCTGGATCTCTCTCAGCACG TGAGAGCTCGTCCACCAGAGGATCTGTCTGCACTCGATCCGGGAGACGGAGGCCGATGGCTCAGCTGGTCCAGTCCttactccccctcctcctcctcctcctcctcctcctcctcctcctcctcctcctcctcctcctcctggagcaGAAATCTCAGCTACCAGCTCAGCTACAGACCAGAGCAACACGACCACTGGACT aCCCAGGACGTCACAAACACCAGCGTGAAACTCGAGAGGACACTGCTGCTGCCCGGTCGCAGGTACGAAGCCCGGGTGAGGGCCCGGGCCAGCGTGGGCCAGTGGAGCTCCTGGAGTCCGCTGGTGACCTGGAAGACTGAGGAAG ACACTGGGCAGATTCCCAGTTTGCATTGTGTGCtgcatggagaggaggaggtgctgtgCAGCTgggaggtgagcagagagctggcTCCCTTCATTAGCTACCAGCTGGCCTGTCGACACCGCAACTCTGCAGA GTCTGAGATCTGCTGCGTGAACCCAACAGTCAGCTGGGAGGGCCTGACCCTGAGGTACAGCTGCTCACTGACCAGCACAGACCctgcacatctgctgctggaGCTCCTACCGACACACACGGCCAGGAGGTTTGAGGCCTACCAGCACA TCCGTCCCAACCCGCCACGGCAGctgagagtgaaagagaaagagaacaagTGGATCGTGGAATGGACTGAACCGAGCACAGCTTCCAAACTGAGACTGTTCTATCAGGTCTGCTACCACAGAGCCGATCAG GAATGTTCCACCCCGCTGAACCTCTCCGAGGGCTCCACGTCCCTCAGCATCCGGGGAGCGTCTCTGGCCCCGTCCCAGCTCCACCAGGTCAAAGTCAGGTCACTGGTCGAGCCCGGACATGGTTCCACCTACCAGGGGGTCCCGTCCGAATGGACCGATCCCGTACACTGGACCTCACATGCAG GAGCCTGGTCCCTCACCACCTTGATATATTTTCTCATCGCTGTGTTTGCGGTCACGGTCTTCTTCGCACTCTACTGCACCATTCCAGCTTGTCAAAG GAGGGTGGTGCTGTGGGTGGACTCCGTCCCCTCTCCACACAAAAGTAACATCATGTGTGAGATCAAG TGTGTGACCAGTTGGACGCTGCAGACCGAGGACACGTCCATCTGCAAAGTGCTACTGGACAACACATCTGAATG CTCCTCACATGCTTCCCTGGTGCCGATCACCACAGCTGAAGAGAAGCTGCTGGAGGCGGACGAGGGTTTCTGGAACAGTGACGACTTGTCCAGTCCTGCTGAGAAGATGAGCTTCAGTGGACCGTACATCTTCTGCAAG AGGTCAGAGCCCGACCACAAGTCAGAGGAGGACGAGTGTTTGGAGAAAGAAGACAGGACCTCTTCAGAGGACTCTCCCCCCCCTGTGAAATTCACCCAGAACGCAGACGGCTACGTGTCTCTACCGAACCGCAGCGTCTCCAGGTCCACACAAGACCTGGTGTCTAACAGCgttgtcaacacaaacacacacgggcaGGACAGCGTGGAGCAGGACCCACAGAGGGCAGGGACCACGCCGGGGTCAGAGAAGCCTGACCTCAGCGAGGCCCCCGGCAGGAAGCCACCTCCGGCCTACACCCCTGGACCTTTCGCCCCCTGGCCTCAAGGTGGCAGCATACAAGCCTCTGGGTACTGTCACCTCCCACAGCACACATGA
- the csf2rb gene encoding cytokine receptor common subunit beta isoform X1, with protein MPLLWVMLWSALSLLVHPSGPDGCRFPESSSSTKESPLLESLSCHNDFESFVHCRWRTHGDTSPQLWFQTEDNRELCVPYSPPGPDEPGTLQCRYETRVFSIGIGHTVFFLGNETLTVCSSVPPKPLDLSQHVRARPPEDLSALDPGDGGRWLSWSSPYSPSSSSSSSSSSSSSSSSSSWSRNLSYQLSYRPEQHDHWTTQDVTNTSVKLERTLLLPGRRYEARVRARASVGQWSSWSPLVTWKTEEDTGQIPSLHCVLHGEEEVLCSWEVSRELAPFISYQLACRHRNSAESEICCVNPTVSWEGLTLRYSCSLTSTDPAHLLLELLPTHTARRFEAYQHIRPNPPRQLRVKEKENKWIVEWTEPSTASKLRLFYQVCYHRADQECSTPLNLSEGSTSLSIRGASLAPSQLHQVKVRSLVEPGHGSTYQGVPSEWTDPVHWTSHAGAWSLTTLIYFLIAVFAVTVFFALYCTIPACQRRVVLWVDSVPSPHKSNIMCEIKCVTSWTLQTEDTSICKVLLDNTSECSSSHASLVPITTAEEKLLEADEGFWNSDDLSSPAEKMSFSGPYIFCKRSEPDHKSEEDECLEKEDRTSSEDSPPPVKFTQNADGYVSLPNRSVSRSTQDLVSNSVVNTNTHGQDSVEQDPQRAGTTPGSEKPDLSEAPGRKPPPAYTPGPFAPWPQGGSIQASGYCHLPQHT; from the exons ATGCCTCTCCTCTGGGTCATGCTGTGGTCGGCGCTCTCTCTCCTGGTTCACCCCTCTGGTCCAGACGGCTGCAGATTCcctgagagcagcagctcaACGAAAG AGTCTCCACTGCTGGAATCCTTAAGCTGCCATAACGACTTCGAGTCCTTCGTCCACTGCAGATGGAGGACACACGGAGACACGTCCCCGCAGCTTTGGTTCCAAACTGAAGACAACAG GGAGTTGTGTGTGCCGTACAGTCCACCGGGCCCGGATGAACCCGGGACCCTCCAGTGTAGATATGAAACCCGTGTGTTTTCCATTGGCATCGGACACACTGTCTTCTTCCTCGGGAACGAGACACTGACTGTTTGTTCGTCTGTCCCACCCAAGCCTCTGGATCTCTCTCAGCACG TGAGAGCTCGTCCACCAGAGGATCTGTCTGCACTCGATCCGGGAGACGGAGGCCGATGGCTCAGCTGGTCCAGTCCttactccccctcctcctcctcctcctcctcctcctcctcctcctcctcctcctcctcctcctcctggagcaGAAATCTCAGCTACCAGCTCAGCTACAGACCAGAGCAACACGACCACTGGACT aCCCAGGACGTCACAAACACCAGCGTGAAACTCGAGAGGACACTGCTGCTGCCCGGTCGCAGGTACGAAGCCCGGGTGAGGGCCCGGGCCAGCGTGGGCCAGTGGAGCTCCTGGAGTCCGCTGGTGACCTGGAAGACTGAGGAAG ACACTGGGCAGATTCCCAGTTTGCATTGTGTGCtgcatggagaggaggaggtgctgtgCAGCTgggaggtgagcagagagctggcTCCCTTCATTAGCTACCAGCTGGCCTGTCGACACCGCAACTCTGCAGA GTCTGAGATCTGCTGCGTGAACCCAACAGTCAGCTGGGAGGGCCTGACCCTGAGGTACAGCTGCTCACTGACCAGCACAGACCctgcacatctgctgctggaGCTCCTACCGACACACACGGCCAGGAGGTTTGAGGCCTACCAGCACA TCCGTCCCAACCCGCCACGGCAGctgagagtgaaagagaaagagaacaagTGGATCGTGGAATGGACTGAACCGAGCACAGCTTCCAAACTGAGACTGTTCTATCAGGTCTGCTACCACAGAGCCGATCAG GAATGTTCCACCCCGCTGAACCTCTCCGAGGGCTCCACGTCCCTCAGCATCCGGGGAGCGTCTCTGGCCCCGTCCCAGCTCCACCAGGTCAAAGTCAGGTCACTGGTCGAGCCCGGACATGGTTCCACCTACCAGGGGGTCCCGTCCGAATGGACCGATCCCGTACACTGGACCTCACATGCAG GAGCCTGGTCCCTCACCACCTTGATATATTTTCTCATCGCTGTGTTTGCGGTCACGGTCTTCTTCGCACTCTACTGCACCATTCCAGCTTGTCAAAG GAGGGTGGTGCTGTGGGTGGACTCCGTCCCCTCTCCACACAAAAGTAACATCATGTGTGAGATCAAG TGTGTGACCAGTTGGACGCTGCAGACCGAGGACACGTCCATCTGCAAAGTGCTACTGGACAACACATCTGAATG CAGCTCCTCACATGCTTCCCTGGTGCCGATCACCACAGCTGAAGAGAAGCTGCTGGAGGCGGACGAGGGTTTCTGGAACAGTGACGACTTGTCCAGTCCTGCTGAGAAGATGAGCTTCAGTGGACCGTACATCTTCTGCAAG AGGTCAGAGCCCGACCACAAGTCAGAGGAGGACGAGTGTTTGGAGAAAGAAGACAGGACCTCTTCAGAGGACTCTCCCCCCCCTGTGAAATTCACCCAGAACGCAGACGGCTACGTGTCTCTACCGAACCGCAGCGTCTCCAGGTCCACACAAGACCTGGTGTCTAACAGCgttgtcaacacaaacacacacgggcaGGACAGCGTGGAGCAGGACCCACAGAGGGCAGGGACCACGCCGGGGTCAGAGAAGCCTGACCTCAGCGAGGCCCCCGGCAGGAAGCCACCTCCGGCCTACACCCCTGGACCTTTCGCCCCCTGGCCTCAAGGTGGCAGCATACAAGCCTCTGGGTACTGTCACCTCCCACAGCACACATGA